The genomic interval CTCGAGCCCCCTCGACACCGCGCGCACGATGCTGGCAACGGTGGGCGAGTGGCTGCTGCCCACCGCGCACGCGCACCTGCCGCCCTTCACCGGGGACATCTACTGGGTGCAGGTGACGGTGCCCGGACGCGAGTGCCCGGTGGAGATGCTCACCTCGAACCTGTCGTGGCAGCTCGACGCCGCGACGTGGGACACGCTCAAGGCGAACGCGGGGAAGGACCTGTCCGTGCAGGTGCTGAGCGCGTACCTCCTGCAGAACCGCATCCAGGAGGGGCCGTACCTCCTGGCCCAGCCCGTCACCTTCCGCATCGAGCCGGAGACGCCATGACCGGGCGACTCGCGCGCGCGTGGGGGCCCGCGCTGGGACTGCTGCTCGGCGCCTGCTCCGAGGACAAGAGCCCCTTCGATGGCGTGAAGCCGCCGGACGGATTGCAGTACGAGCACGACACGCCATGGACCGAGGGCAGCACCGTGCCCCCTCCGGGCCCGGGCGGGCGTGTCCTGGTGACCAACAGCCTGGATGACACCGTGAGTCTGTTGGAGCTGGATGGCGCTACCACACCCGGCTGGCGCGAGCTGGCGCGCGTGCCGGTGGGGCTCAACCCGGTGGAGCTGGAGGGCCCCCACCACACGGCGGTGTCACCGGATGGCGCCTTCTATTACGTGGGCATCTCCAACTACGTGCCGGGCGGCGGCTCGGGACCTCACGGCGCGCACGGCACGGGCTCGGATGACGGCTACTGCTTGAAGATGGACGCGCGCGACAACCGGCGGGTGGGCGCGGTGCGCGTGGACCCCAACCCCGGCGACGTCATCGTCAGCAAGGACGGCAAGACGCTGTACCAGTCGCACTTCGACACGCTGAAGATTCTCGAGGTGGCGCAGCGCGGCGGCACCGAGGACGAGATGCACGCGCGGCTGGCCATCATCGACGCCGAGACGATGACCCGGAAGGCCATGGTCTCCGTGTGCCCGGCGCCGCACGCCATCCGCCTGTCTCCGGACGAGCGCACCGCGTACATCGCCTGCTGGTCCGACGAGGTGGCCATCGTCGACCTCACCGCGCTCACCGAGCAGCCCCGGCGCGTGAAGGTGGCCCCCGGCTCGGGCACCGCCATCTCTCCTCGACACCAGCCCTACGCGCTGACGATGTCGCCCACCACGGGGGATGTCTGGGTCAGCTCCATGGCGAGCCGCGAGCTGCATGTGTTGGAGTCCGCGACCAACACGATGAACGCCGCGCGCACTAAACGCCTCGACGGCGCGCCCATGTTCGGGGACTTCAGCAAGGACGGGAAGACGCTCTACGTGCCGTACCAGGGCGTGGAGGCGCTGCTCGTCATCGACGCGGCGACGGGCACCACCCAACGTGAAATCGACCTGGCGCCCGAGGGCTGTCTCAACGCGCATCAAGCGACGCTGACGCCGGATGGCAGCCACGCGCTCGTCGTCTGCGAAGGCGACCACGTGGGCCCCGGCACGCTGCACGCGGTGAACCTGGCCGACGGCGCGGTGGTGAATACCGTGCGCGTGGGCATCTTCCCGGACTCGGTGAGCATCCTCGGAGGGCGACGATGAGCGGCGCGACCTGGAAGCTGGGGCCCTGCGTGGTGCTCGCGCTCGTCGCCTCCGCGTGTGGTGATGACGCCGAGCCCCCCACCGCAGCGGAGTACGGCGAGCTGTTGTTCCGCGACGCGCGCCTGTCGGAGAGCCAGTTCAACGCCTTCTCCTGCGCCACCTGCCACGCGACGACCCCCACGCCGCTCGACGGTCGGATGGACTCCGGCTACACGCTGCACAACGTCGTGTCGCGTCCCGATTGGTGGGGCGGCTACGAGACGAACCTGCTGGACGCGGTGAACTTCTGCTACGTCAGCTTCATGCGCGGCGTGCAGCCGCTGCCGGTGGACTCGCCCCAGAGCCGCGCGCTGTACGAGTACCTGGTGAGCATCAGCCCGGATGCCCAGGCGCCCGCCCTGCCCTACACCGTGGTGAAGGACATCCAGGAAGTTCCTCGCGGCAGCCTGGAGCGCGGGCAAACCGTGTATCGCGCGGCCTGCCAGGAATGCCACGGGGAACTCCATACAGGCGCGGGACGCCTGACGGAGCTGGCCTCCATCCTCCCGGAGGTGACACAGGATTATGACGAACTCTTCCCGGGAATCCCCCACTCGCTCGTCGTCATCGAGAAAGTGAGACACGGCCAGTTCTTCCACATCGGCGGCAACATGCCCGCCTACAGCCTGGAGTCACTCTCCGATGCGGACATGGGAGCGCTGCTGACGTACCTGGGGCTGTAGTAGGAAACCCGCATGGGTTTCTTCAAGAAGCTGTTCGGGCTCGGGAAGAAGGACGAGGACACGCAGGCGTCGGTGGACCCTCGGGAGTACCTGCTGCGCGAGACGGAGTCGGTGTTGAACGCCGACCCCGCCGTGTCGCAGGTGACGCGACTGCCGGACGAGTACGGGTTGAGCTTCCTGTACCACGGCAAGGAGATGCGCACGTATCTGGAGAACCTCTTCGCGGAGACGCGTGAGGTCTCTCCCGAGGAGCGCACGCGCATCATCGAGCGCTTCATCGGCGCCATCTCCAACCCGGGCGGCAGCTCGCTCACGTGGGAGGAGGCGCGCGAGCGGCTGTTGCCCGTGCCGCGCGCGGCCTCGTTCGGCGGACAGATGCCGACGGGCGCGCACGCCTCCAGCTTCATGGTGGAGAAGCGCACCCTCCCCTTCCTGCGCGAGCTCCTGGTGGTCGACCTGCCGGAGACGAGCATGTACGTGCAGCCCGACCTGCTCGAGCAGTGGGGCGTCAGCGTGGACGAGGCCTTCCAGGCCGCGTACGCCCACCTGGACACCCTGCGCGACGTGGGCGTGGAGCT from Myxococcus guangdongensis carries:
- a CDS encoding YncE family protein; this translates as MTGRLARAWGPALGLLLGACSEDKSPFDGVKPPDGLQYEHDTPWTEGSTVPPPGPGGRVLVTNSLDDTVSLLELDGATTPGWRELARVPVGLNPVELEGPHHTAVSPDGAFYYVGISNYVPGGGSGPHGAHGTGSDDGYCLKMDARDNRRVGAVRVDPNPGDVIVSKDGKTLYQSHFDTLKILEVAQRGGTEDEMHARLAIIDAETMTRKAMVSVCPAPHAIRLSPDERTAYIACWSDEVAIVDLTALTEQPRRVKVAPGSGTAISPRHQPYALTMSPTTGDVWVSSMASRELHVLESATNTMNAARTKRLDGAPMFGDFSKDGKTLYVPYQGVEALLVIDAATGTTQREIDLAPEGCLNAHQATLTPDGSHALVVCEGDHVGPGTLHAVNLADGAVVNTVRVGIFPDSVSILGGRR
- a CDS encoding c-type cytochrome is translated as MSGATWKLGPCVVLALVASACGDDAEPPTAAEYGELLFRDARLSESQFNAFSCATCHATTPTPLDGRMDSGYTLHNVVSRPDWWGGYETNLLDAVNFCYVSFMRGVQPLPVDSPQSRALYEYLVSISPDAQAPALPYTVVKDIQEVPRGSLERGQTVYRAACQECHGELHTGAGRLTELASILPEVTQDYDELFPGIPHSLVVIEKVRHGQFFHIGGNMPAYSLESLSDADMGALLTYLGL